GCTGGCCGTGCGCGCACGACAGCCGGCGGGCGATTTCATGTCCATCGACGAGACCGCGCCCGACATCGAGCTGCCGATGGAGCGCCCGCTGTACGCGCCGCCGCTGAAGCTGGCGATCACCAGTGCCCGCATCGACGCCGGTGACGAAGACGACGACGAGTTCGACGCCGCCGCGCTGTATTCGCAGTTCATCGTCGACAAGGCCGCGCTCGCCCAGCACGTGCGGCAGAGCCTGCAGCAGCGCACGCAGATCACGCTCGCCGAATTGCTGGACACCCGGCCGCTGCAGCAGGGCCTGGCCGAGCTGGTGGCCTATCTCAGCCTGGCGGCCGAGCCGCCCATCGGGGTGAATGCGGGCGTGAACGCGGTGATCGACGACACGCTCGAAGAGCGGGTCAGCTGGTTGGCCCGTGACGGCCGGCGCAAGAGCGCCCGGCTGCCGCGCGTGATCTTCTCGAAGTGAGGCCGCACGACATGGCGACGACGATCGAGTCCGCACCCGCACCCACGGCCGAGCTGTCCGCTGTGCTGATCCCGCTGCTCAAGGGCGTGACCTACCGCGCCGACGACGCCGCGCACTGGAGCGCACTGCTGCAACTGCAGGGCCGCGTGCGCGACCACGTGGCCGTGCTCGGCCTGGAGCTGATGCTCGACGAGGCCGAGGGTTACGCCTTCCTGCGCTCGCGTCCCGAGCCGGAGGATGAGGCCCTCCCGAAGCTGCCGCGGCTGGTGGCGCGCCGGCCGCTGTCGTTTCCGGTCAGCCTGCTGCTGGCGCTGCTGCGCAAGAAGCTCGCCGAGTTCGACGCCGCCGGGGCCGACACCCGGCTGATCCTGTCGCGCGAGCAGGTGGTCGAGCTGCTGCGGGTGTTCCTGCCCGAAGGCAGCAACGAGGCCCGGCTGATCGACCAGGTCGACAGCCACCTCAACCGCGTCGTCGACCTCGGTTTCGTGCGGCGCCTGCGTGGGCAGGACGGCCTGTTCGAGGTGCAGCGCATCCTCAAGGCCTTTGTCGACGCGCAGTGGCTGGCCGAGTTCGATGCCCGGCTGGCCACCTATCGCGCGCAGCTCGAAGGCAAGGCGGGGGTGGCCGATGAAGAATGAGGCGCTGGCGTTGGACTTCGGCGCCGACGAGGCTGACGGCGCACTGGCGGGCTTTCGCCTGCAGCGCCTGGAGGTCTTCAACTGGGGCACCTTCGATGCCCGCGTCTGGACGCTGCGTGCCGACGGCCGCAACGTGCTGCTCACCGGCGACATCGGCTCGGGCAAGTCGACGCTGGTCGACGCCGTCACCACGCTGCTGGTGCCGGCGCACCGCGTCGCCTACAACAAGGCGGCCGGCGCCGAGGCGCGCGAACGCACGCTGCGCAGCTACGTGCTCGGCCACTACAAGGCCGCGCGCAGCGAGCTCGGCGGCTCGGGCCGGCCGGTGGCGCTGCGTGGGCCCGACAGCTACTCGGTGATCCTGGGCGTGTTCCACAACGCCGGTTACGACCAGACCGTGACGCTGGCGCAGGTCTTCTGGCTCAAGGACCCGCAGGGCCAGCCGCTGCGCCTGTACGCGGTGGCGGAAAAGGCCTTGAGCATCGCCGCCGACTTCGCCGATTTCGGCACCGACATCGTCAAGCTGCGCAAGCGCCTGCGTGCCGCCAAGGTGGTGGTGGAGGACAGCTTTCCGCCCTACGGCGCGCTGTTCCGGCGCCACTTCGGCATCCACAACGAGCAGGCGCTGGAGCTGTTCCACCAGACGGTGTCGATGAAGTCGGTCGGCAACCTGACCGACTTCGTGCGCAGCCACATGCTCGAACCCTTCGACGTGGCGCCGCGGCTGGTTGCGCTGATCGCCCACTTCGACGACCTCAACCGCGCCCACGAGGCGGTGCTCAAGGCGCAGCGCCAGGTGGCGCTGCTGCAGCCGCTGGTGGCCGACTGCGAGCGCCATGGCGAACTCGCCGCCGCGGTCGAGGCCCAGCGCGCCGCACGCGAGGCGCTGCAGGCCTGGTTTGCCGGGCTCAAGGCCGAGCTGCTGGACCAACGCCTGCAGCACCTGGGCGACGATCTGGCGCGCCACCTCAGCCAGATCGAGCGCCTCACCGCCCTGCAGCGCGAGCAGCTCTCGCAGGAACGCGAGCTGCGGCGCGCGATCGCCGACAGTGGCGGCGACCGCATCGAGCGCCTGGCGCTGGACATCGCGCGCAAGGAAACCGAGAAACGGCGCCGCACCGACAAGGCCGGCCGCTACGACGCGCTGCGCCAGACGCTCGGCCTGCTGGCGATGCACAGCGCCGAGGATTTCCTGAACCAGCGCGCCTTGTGTGCGCCGCTGCGCGAGGCCGCTGCCGAGCACGAGGCGAGGGCGCAGAACGCGCTCAACGAACTGGGCGTGGCCTTTGCCCAGGGCCGCAAGGAACACGACGAGATGCTGGCCGAGATCGCCAGCCTGAAGGCGCGCCGCAGCAACATCGACGCGCAGCAGGTGGTGCTGCGTGCTGCGTTGTGCGAGGCCTTGAAGCTGCGCGAGGCCGACCTGCCGTATGCCGGCGAACTGATCCAGGTGCGCGACGACGAGCGCGACTGGGAGGGCGCCGCCGAACGGCTGCTGCGCAGCTTCGGCCTGTCGCTGCTGGTGCCCGACGAACACTACGCCGCGGTCAGCGACTGGGTCGACCGCACGCAGCTGAAGGGCCGGCTGGTCTACTTCCGCATCCGTCCCAAGGCCAGGGGTTCGAGCCAGGACGGCCGCGGCGATCTGCCCGCGCTGCAGCCCGATTCGCTGGCGCGCAAGCTGGCGATCAAGCCCGACACGCCGTTCTACGGCTGGCTCGAGCGCGAACTGGCGCACCGCTTCGACCTGGCCTGCTGCACCGGGCAGGAGCAGTTCCGCCGCGAGGCGCGCGCCATCACCCGCGCCGGCCAGATCAAGTCACCGGGCGAACGCCACGAGAAGGACGACCGCCACCGCATCGACGACCGCAGCCGCTACGTGCTCGGCTGGAGCAACCAGGCCAAGATCGCCGCGCTCGAATCCAGGGCCCGGGTGCTGCAGGCGCGGCTGATCGAGACCGGCCAGCGCCTGGCCGCGCTGCAGAACGAACAGGCGGCCCTGCGCGAGCGACTGCAGGCACTCGACAAGCTGGAGGAATACCGCGATTTCACCGAGCTCGACTGGCGCAGCAGCGTCACCGAACTGGCCGCCTTGCAGGATGAGAAACAGCGGCTGGAGGCCGCCTCCGACGTGCTGAAGACGCTGGCCGTGCAGCTGGCCACGCTGGAGTCGGTCCGCGACGACACCGGTCGCAAGCTGAAGGATCGTGAAGCCGAACAGACCCGCTGCGCGCTGAAACACGAGCAGGCCCGGGCGCTGCGCGAGCAGGCGCAGCAGAAGCTGGACGCCGCCGACTTCGCCGCTCGGGCCGCGCACTTCGGCCTGATCGAGGGCTGGCGTGCGCTGGCCCTGGGCGATCAGGCCCTGAGCGTCGAAAACTGCGACGGCCGCGAGCAGGAGATGCGGCGCTGGCTGCAGGCGCGCATCGACGCCGACGACAAGCGGCTCGCCCACCTGGGCGAGAAGATCGTGCGCGCGATGGCCCAATACAAGGAAGCCTTCAAGCTCGACACCCAGGAGGTCGATGCCAGCGTGGCCGCCGGCGCCGAGTACCGCGCGATGCTGGCGCAGCTCAAGGCCGACGACCTGCCGCGGTTCGTCGCCCGCTTCAAGGAGCTGCTCAATGAAAACACCATCCGCGAGGTGGCGCATTTCCAGTCGCAACTGCACCGCGAGCGCGAGACCATCAAGGAGCGCATCGCGCGCATCAACGAGTCGCTGACGCAGATCGACTACAACCCCGGCCGCTTCATCGCGCTCGAAGCCCAGACCGCCACCGACGCCGACGTGCGCGACTTCCAGACCGAGTTGCGCGCCTGCACCGAAGGCACGCTGACCGGCTCGGACGATGCGCAGTATTCCGAGGCCAAGTTCCTGCAGGTCAGGCAGATCATCGAGCGTTTCCGCGGCCGTGAAGGTTCGGCCGAAGCCGACCGGCGCTGGGCCGCCAAGGTGACCGACGTGCGGCAGTGGTTCGTGTTTGCCGCCAGCGAACGCTGGCGCGAGGACGGCAGCGAGTTCGAGCACTTCTCCGATTCGGGCGGCAAGTCCGGCGGGCAGAAGGAGAAGCTCGCCTACACCATCCTGGCCGCCAGCCTGGCCTACCAGTTCGGGCTGGAATGGGGCGCGCTGCGCTCGCGGACGTTCCGCTTCGTCGTCATCGACGAGGCCTTCGGCCGTGGCTCGGACGAGTCGGCGCAATACGGCCTGCGCCTGTTCCAGCAGCTCAACCTGCAGCTGCTGATCGTCACGCCGCTGCAGAAGATCCACATCATCGAACCCTTCGTGGCCAGCGTGGGCTTCGTGCACAACGAGGACGGCAGCGCCTCGAAGCTGCGCAACCTCGGCATCGAGGACTACCGCGCACAGCGCGACGGGTCGATGCCATGAGCGACTGGAGCTTGCCCGCCGACCTGCGCGCCCAGGTGCAGCGGCGCTGGGACAAGGGCGAGCTGCTGGCCGAGCGGGTCGCGCCGACGCAGCTTTTCCCGCTGCGGCTGACGCTGCGGGTGCCGTCGTCGAGCGACCTGTCCGAGCGTTTCGACGCGGTGCGCCGCTGGGTGGCCGATCTGCAGCAAGGCTCGCGCGCGGGCTACCGGCTGGTGCTGCGCGAGGTGCGGCACCGCGTCATCGGCCAGAACAGCCTGCCGGCCGAGGCCTGGGTCGACACGCTCGACGATGCCCTGCAGGTCATCGGCAAGGCGCGCGAGGCGCGGGTGTTCCAGTCCGTGCTGGCCGCCACGCGCGAGCGTCAGCCGGCGCTCTTGCCGTGGCTGCAGCGCCAGCCCTTGCGCGCGCTGTCGCTGGCCGAGGTCTGGCCGCAGTTGCTCGATCTGGTGGCCTGGCTGCAGGCGCATCCGCGCCCGGGCGTCTACCTGCGCCAGGTCGATCTGCCGGGCATCCACAGCAAGTTCATCGAAGCGCAGCGCGGCGTGCTGGCCGAGCTGTTCGATCTGGCGCTGCCGCCCGATGCCATCGACGCGACGGCCGGCGGCGCGGCGCAGTTTGCACGCCGCTACGGCTTTCGCGACAAGCCCTTGCGGGTGCGCCTGCGGTTTCTCGATCCGCGGCATGCCGCCTGGGTGAGCGGCACCGACGCCGACTACACGCTGACGCAGCAGGCCTTCGCACGGCTGGACCCGCCGGCCGTGCGGCGGGTGTTCGTCACCGAGAACGAGATCAACTTCCTGGCCTTCCCGCCGGTGGCCGACGGCCTGGTGGTGTTCGGCGCGGGTTACGGCTTCGAGGCCATGTCGCAGGCCGGGTGGCTGCACCGCCGTGCGCTGCACTACTGGGGCGACATCGACACCCACGGCTTTGCGATCCTCGATCAGCTGCGCGCGCATTTCCCGCAGGCGCGCGCCTTGCTGATGGACCACGACACCTTGCTGGCGCACGAGGCGCAGTGGGTCGACGAGCCGCAGCCCACGCAACGCGATCTGCCGCACCTGGACGACGCCGAGCGCTGGCTCTACGACGACCTGCGCTGGCGCCGATTGCGGGATGCACCGGTGCGGCTGGAGCAGGAGCGCATCGGCTTCGGCCGCGTCGAGCAGGTGCTCGCGGCGCTGTCGTGCGGCGGGGTGCCGTCAGGGGCGTGAGTCGCGTCCGCAGGGCTGCAGCTTGCGGCCTTGCGGCAGGTCGTCGATCTGGGTCAGGCGTTCCTGGGTCGCCGGGTCGGCCTTGGGCACGCGCAGCACGTGGCTGGTGCTGGGCGGCTCGAGCCGCACCACGCGGGCGAAGCGCACCTTCTGCTCCTGCAGGCGGCGCACGCTCTCCCGGGCGTCGGCCTCGCGGTTGTAGCGGCCGAAGATGAAGCCGGGTTCGTAGTCGGGCAGGTTGCGCACTTCCTCGAACGCGACTTCGCGCCGGCGCAGTTCTTCGGCGCGACGCTGCATCGTCACCTTGGAGTTGTAGCGCCCCATGTAGGCCATCCAGCTGCCCGGGCGCTCGCGCGTCAGCAGCGCCCAGCCGCCTTCGGGCAGGGCGCGGCGCAGGGCGCTTTCGGCCTGCGGCAGCTCGGCCGGCGTGAAAGGGCCGGCCTCCAGGCAGACCGGCGGCGGCGCGCGCCGGGTCAGCGTGGCGGGCGGCAGGATCTGCAGCGCCTCGGGCGCGATCTGCGCGGCCAGCCGCTGCGGTTCGCGGTCGCGCTGCGGCGACAGGCCGACCACGTCGTCGAGCCAGCCGCGGCTCCAGCTGAAGAACATCAGATTGGCCAGGAGCAGCGCCGCCAGCAGGCCCCTCAGCATGGGCGCGCGCTCACTTCGCCGCTGTGCACGGCGTGGATCTGGCCGGCGGCGTCGCGCAGCAGCAGGGCGCCGTCGGGCGCGATGCCGCAGGCCGTGCCGTGCCGATCGCCGGCCTGCACCGGGCGGCCGGCCAGCACGTCACGCGCGGCAAAACGCGGCAACAGCGGGGCCAGGCCGTGACGCTCGAAATCCTGCAGCGCCCGCCACAGCGGCAGCGCCACGCGGTGCAGCGCGAGCGGCGCGCTGGCAGCCGGATCGAGCTCCTGCAGGCACGCATAGCCGCTGCCGAACGGGGCCGTCTCGGCGTCGCCCAGCGGCTCGATGTTCAGGCCGACACCGACCACCACCTGGCGTGCACCGTCCGCGCTGCCGGGCGCCATCAGCGTCTCGATCAGGATGCCGCCGAGCTTGCGGTCGTCGCCGCGCAGCCACAGGTCGTTGGGCCACTTGATGCCGATGCGCGGATGCAGCGCCTCGGCCAGCGCCAGCCCGACCGCCAGCGACAGGCCCGACCAGTCGGCCGGTGCGAGCGGGCAGGCGAGCGAGAAGGTCAGCGAGCGCCCGGGTGCGGAACTCCAGCTGCGGCCGAGCCGGCCGCGACCGGCGTTCTGGCGCTCGGCCACCAGCAGGCAGGGCGCGCTGTCGCCGGCGCGGGCGCGTTCGAGCAGGGCGGTGTTGGTCGATGCGGTTTCGGGCAGCACCTCGATGCTCAGGCCCGGGGCATGGGGCTCCAGCGCGAGCCAGAGGTCTTCGGCATCCCAGTTGAGGATCGTGGAGGGCAAGGCAGTCTTCAGCGTTTGGGCGCCAGCATCGTACCGCGGCAGGTCTTGTGGCCGCACCAGCAGGCGTAGTCCTTCTTGAGCCGGGCGGTGTAGCGCTCGTCGATCACCAGCTGGTAGTCGAAGAACAGCTCCTCGCCGGCCTTGATGGCGCGCCGGGCCTTGATGAAGATGCGATCGCCGTCGATCTCGGCCTCGCAGTTGGGCGCGCAGGCGTGGTTGATCCAGCGCGCCGCGTTGCCGTTGACGGCGCCGTCGATGACCCGCTGCTCGTCGACGTGGAAGTAGAAGGTGTGGTTGGGCTGCGCGGGGTCGTGCGGATGGCGGCGCAGCGCCTCGTCCCAGCCGATCATCTCGCCCTTGTATTCGATCAGCAGCTCGCCTTTCTTCAGCGGCTGCAGCGCGAACACGCCCTTGCCGTGCACGCCCGAGCGGCGCACCTGGATGCGCCGCGGGTCCTTGCGCGGCGGTGCCTCGACCGCGGCGACCGGTGCGGGTTTCGGGGCTCGCGCGGGGCGCTCGGGGGCAGGGCTGGCTCGGCGCGTCGGCATGGGCGTTTTCAGATCTGGTTAGATTGAGGGTGTGAGCGCGCGCGCATGAGCGCGCGCACGTGTAACGCAGATTGTAGAGAGCGCACCGGCCCGGGGCCGGTGGCACAAGCAGGGTCAAGGAACATGAGCAAGTCACTGGTCATCGCCGAAAAGCCGTCCGTCGCGCAGGACATCGTGCGTGCGTTGACGACGACGTCGGGCAAGTTCGAGAAACACGCCGAACATTTCGAGAACGACCACTACGTCGTCTCGTCGGCGGTCGGCCACCTGGTCGAGATCCGCGCGCCCGAGGAATACGACGTCAAGCGCGGCAAATGGAGCTTCAACAACCTGCCGGTGGTGCCGCCGCACTTCGATCTGGAGCCGATCGACAAGAGCAAGGGGCGGCTCAGTGCGCTGGTCAAGCTGATCAAGCGCAAGGACGTCACCCATCTCATCAACGCCTGCGACGCCGGGCGCGAGGGCGAGCTGATCTTCCGCCTGATCGAGCAGTACGCGCTGGGCGCCAAGGTCGGCACCAAGCCGGTGCAGCGCCTGTGGCTGCAGAGCATGACGCCGCAGGCGATCCGCGACGGCTTCGAGAAGCTGCGCTCGGACGCCGAGATGCGCGGCCTGGCCGAAGCCGCGCGCAGCCGCAGCGAGGCCGACTGGCTGGTCGGCATCAACGGCACGCGGGCGATGACGGCCTTCAACTCGCGCGACGGCGGCTTCTTTCTCACCACCGTCGGGCGGGTGCAGACGCCCACGCTGTCGATCGTGGTCGAGCGCGAGGAGAAGATCCGCAAGCACGTCTCGCGGCCGTACTGGGAGGTGCGGGCCGACTTCGGCGCCGCCGCCGGCTTGTACGAGGGCAAGTGGTTCGACCCCAAGTTCAAGAAGGACGACGACCTCGAGCGCCGCGCCGACCGGCTCTGGAGCGAGGCCGAGGCCGACGCCATCGCCGCCGCGGTGCGCGGCCGGACCGGCACGGTGCGCGAGGAGGCCAAGCCCAGCACCCAGGCCAGCCCGCTGCTCTACGACCTGACGACGCTGCAGCGCGAGGCCAACGGCCGCTTCGGCTTCTCGGCCAAGACGACGCTGTCGATCGCCCAGGCGCTGTACGAAAAACACAAGGTGCTGACCTATCCGCGGACCGACGCCCGTGCGCTGCCCGAGGACTACGTGCCGGTGGCCAAGGAGACGCTGGCGATGATCGCCAGCGAGGACCTGCCCGGCCCCCTGCGCGAGCTGGCCCAGCATGCCCGCAAGGCGCTCGATGCCGGCTACGTCAAGCCGGTCAAGCGGGTGTTCGACAACAGCAAGATCTCGGACCACTTCGCCATCATCCCGACCCTGCAGGCGCCGCGCAGCCTGAGCGAGATCGAGGCCAAGCTCTACGACATGGTGGTCAAGCGCTTCATCGCGGTGTTCTACCCGTCGGCCGAATTCATGGTCACGACCCGCATCACCGAGGTGCCGGTGGCTCAGTCGGCGAGCCAGTCGCTGCCCAAGGGGGTGACCTCGCCGCTGCAGTTCCAGACCAACGGCAAGGTGCTGGTCAACCCGGGCTGGCTGGCGGTCTACGGCAAGGACGCGCAGGACGAGGACGCCAACCTGGTGCCGGTCAAGCCCGGCGAGACGGTGCAGGCTGAGGAGCTGCGCATCTCGCCGCTCAAGACCCGGCCGCCCGCGCGCTACAACGAGGCCACGCTGCTGAGCGCGATGGAAGGCGCCGGCAAGCTGATCGACGACGAGGAGCTCAAGGCCGCGATGCAGGAGAAGGGCCTGGGCACGCCGGCCACCCGCGCGCAGGTGATCGAAGGCCTGATCCTCGAGAAATACATGCTGCGCGAGGGCCGCGACCTGATCGCCACCGCCAAGGCCTTCCAGCTCATGACGCTGCTGCGCGGCCTGGCGATCGAGGACCTGACCAAGCCCGAGCTGACCGGCCAGTGGGAATACCAGCTCAGCCAGATGGAGAAGGGCCAGCTCAGCCGCGATGCCTTCATGCACGGCATCGCCGACATGGCGCAGCGCATCGTCAAGAAGGCCAAGGAATACGACCGCGACACCATCCCCGGCGACTACGCGACGCTGAAGGCGCCCTGCCCGAACTGCGGCGGCGTGGTCAAGGAGAACTACCGCCGCTTCGCCTGCGTCGGCCGTGACGCCAACGGCAGCAGCGGCGCCGAGGGCAGCGGCTGCGGCTTCTCGATCAGCAAGATCCCGGGCTCGCGCAGCTTCGAGCTGCACGAGGCCGAGGCCTTCCTGCGCGACCACAAGATCGGCCCGCTGGAGGGCTTCCGCTCCAAGGCCGGCTGGCCGTTCACGGCCGAGCTCAAGCTGGTGCGCGACGACGAGATCAACAACTGGAAGCTCGAGTTCGACTTCGGCGAGGACGCCAAGAAGGACGACGAGTCCGGCGAGCCGGTCGACTTCAGCGCCCAGACCAGCCTCGGCAGCTGCCCGAAGTGCAAGGGCCACGTCTACGAACACGGCACCAGCTACGTCTGCGAGCACGCGGTGGGCGCGCCCCAGACCTGCGACTTCAAGACCGGCAAGATCATCCTGCAGCAGCCCGTCACGCACGAGCAGATGAACAAGCTGCTGATCGAAGGCAAGACCGCGCTGCTCGACGGCTTCGTCTCCAACAAGACCAAGCGCAAGTTCAAGGCCTTCCTGGTGTTCGACAAGAAGGAGGGCAAGGTGGTGTTCGAGTTCGAGCCGCGTGCGGCGCGGGTGCCGGCCAAGAAGGCGGCCGCGAAGGCCTCATGACCATCCCCGAGGCGCTGCACCTGCTCGAAGTCGGTGCCCACAGCCACGACAGCGTGACCAGCCGGCTGGCGGTGCTGCACGCCCAGATCCGCCGCCTGGTGCCGGCGGTCGATCGCATCTCGTGCGCGCTCCACGAGCCTGAAGACGGGCTGCTCAAGACCTTCGTGCACAGCACGACCTCGGCCCAGCCGCTGCAGGCGTACCAGTTCCGGCTGGCCGACAGCGCCTCGCTGTCGGCGCTGGTGCGCGAGCGCGGCGAGCGGGTCATCGACGACATGCAGACCGAGCTGCACGGCCACGGCCATGCGCACACCGAGTGGCTGCTGGCGCAGGGTTATCGCAGCTCGTACACGCTGCCGCTGTTCGATCACGAGAACCTGATCGGCCTGCTGTTCTTCGACGCCCTGACGCCGTCGGCGTTCCAGCCGCTGGTCTGCGAGCGCCTGCGGCCCTACGCCAGCCTGATCGCGATGCTGCTGAGCCAGGAGCTGTCGACCATGCGCATGCTGGTCGGCTCGATCCAGATCGCCCGCGAGTTCGCCAACCTGCGCGACATCGAGACCGGCAGCCACCTGTCGCGCATGGCCGCCTTCGCCCAGCTGATCGCGCTGCGGCTGGCGCACGCACGCGGCTACGACGACGAGTTCATCGAGCATGTCTACCTGTTCGCGCCGCTGCACGACATCGGCAAGATCGGCGTGCCCGACCACATCATGCTCAAGCCCGGCGCGCTCGACGCCGACGAGTGGCGCCAGATGACCGAACACGTCGACAAGGGCGAGCAGATCGTCGAACGCCTGATCGAGACCTTCTCGCTGGCCCACCTGGCCGGCGTGCAGGTGCTGCGCCAGATCGTCGCCGGCCACCACGAGCGCATCGACGGCAGCGGTTATCCGCGCGGCCTGCGGGGCGCCGAGCTGCCGGACGCCGCACGCATCATCACGGTGGCCGACATCTACGACGCGCTGCGCAGCGAGCGGCCGTACAAGCCGGCCTGGCGCCACGACGAGGTCGCCGCCGAACTGCGCCGCATGGCCGCGGCCGGGCGGCTCGACGCCGAGATGGTCGAGGCCCTGCTCGCCGAGCCTGCCGCGCTGGAGGCCATCCGCACCCGCTTTCACGACGCCGATGGCGTGGCGGCCTGCTGAGCGGCGCCGCCGCCCGACGACATGACCTGGGATCTGGCCTACAAGCTGCTGGCGCTGTTCGCGATGATCGCGATCGGCTACGGCGCCACGCGCCTGGGCGTGCTCGGCGGCGCCGACGGGCAACGGGCGCTGGCCAGCGCGGCGTTCGGGCTGTTCCTGCCGGCGCTGCTGTTCCGCACCACCGCCGGGATCGACCTGTCCGACCTGCCGGGGCCGCTGCTGCTGGCGTTCTTCGGCCCGCTGGTGCTCTGGGCGCTGGCGATCTGGTACGTCTACCGGCGCCGCGGGCCGGCCCATCCGGCCGATCCGGCGGTGCGCGCGGTGTCGCTGAGTTTCGGCAACACGGTGCAGGTCGGCCTGCCGTTTGCCGCTGCGCTGTTCGGCGAGGCCGGGCTGCAGCTGCACCTGGCGATCGTCAGCCTGCACGCGCTGGTGCTGCTGAGCCTGCTGACGGTGCTGGCCGAGGTCGACATCGCCCATGCCGCCGCGCGCCGTGGCAGCGCGGCCGCGCTCGGCAGCCTGCTGCTGACCATCGCCCGCCAGACGCTGATCCACCCGGTCGTGCTGCCGGTGCTGGCCGGCCTGGCCTGGCACCTGACGGGCTGGCAGCTGCATCCGGTGGCCGACAACATGCTGCTCACGCTCGGCCAGGCCGGCGTGCCGCTGTGCCTGGTGCTGATCGGCGCCTCGCTGGCGCAGTACGGGCTGGGCAGCAGCTGGCAGCGTCTGCTGGGGCTGGTGATGCTCAAGCTGCTGTTGCTGCCGGCGATCGTGGCGGCGCTGGGCGTGTGGGTGTTCGGTCTGCGCGGCCTGCCGCTGGCGGTGCTGGTGATGGCCGCCGCGCTGCCCAGCGGCAGCAACGCGCTGCTGTTCGCGCAGCGCTACCGCACGCTCGAGGGCGAGGCCAGCGCGGCGATCGTGCTGTCGACGCTGGGCTTCGCGCTGACCGCGCCGCTGTGGCTGAGCCTGCTGCTCTGACGCCCTGACGCCCTGACGCCCTGACGCCCTGACGGGTGGTGCGCCTCAGCGCGGCCGCAATGCCAGCGGCCGGATGCCGGCGCTGGCGATGTGGTTCAGGAAGGGCTCGAGCGCCATCACCCGGCAGCTCAGCCGGC
This portion of the Leptothrix cholodnii SP-6 genome encodes:
- a CDS encoding HD-GYP domain-containing protein yields the protein MTIPEALHLLEVGAHSHDSVTSRLAVLHAQIRRLVPAVDRISCALHEPEDGLLKTFVHSTTSAQPLQAYQFRLADSASLSALVRERGERVIDDMQTELHGHGHAHTEWLLAQGYRSSYTLPLFDHENLIGLLFFDALTPSAFQPLVCERLRPYASLIAMLLSQELSTMRMLVGSIQIAREFANLRDIETGSHLSRMAAFAQLIALRLAHARGYDDEFIEHVYLFAPLHDIGKIGVPDHIMLKPGALDADEWRQMTEHVDKGEQIVERLIETFSLAHLAGVQVLRQIVAGHHERIDGSGYPRGLRGAELPDAARIITVADIYDALRSERPYKPAWRHDEVAAELRRMAAAGRLDAEMVEALLAEPAALEAIRTRFHDADGVAAC
- a CDS encoding AEC family transporter, whose protein sequence is MTWDLAYKLLALFAMIAIGYGATRLGVLGGADGQRALASAAFGLFLPALLFRTTAGIDLSDLPGPLLLAFFGPLVLWALAIWYVYRRRGPAHPADPAVRAVSLSFGNTVQVGLPFAAALFGEAGLQLHLAIVSLHALVLLSLLTVLAEVDIAHAAARRGSAAALGSLLLTIARQTLIHPVVLPVLAGLAWHLTGWQLHPVADNMLLTLGQAGVPLCLVLIGASLAQYGLGSSWQRLLGLVMLKLLLLPAIVAALGVWVFGLRGLPLAVLVMAAALPSGSNALLFAQRYRTLEGEASAAIVLSTLGFALTAPLWLSLLL